DNA sequence from the Selenomonadales bacterium genome:
CGCTTACCGGTCAATGGCTAGATTCGCCGCCGATACTAGTTCAAGCAGGGCAGTTGATTGACGAAGATGCCGCCCTGGCAGTTATGCTCTACGGGGTGGTTTCAGCTCCCGTGGCGGGCACGGCACAGCGCCGCGAAGACTCCGACGACGTGCAGATCACCGATAAGCATGGGCAGATGCATTCGCTTACGCTGCCGAACGCGGGGGCGAAGTGGCTGGTGCAGAACGGCGATATAGTGAAGGCTGGCCAGCAGTTGACCGAGGGGCTCATTAGGGCTGTTCACATCAGAAATGTGCTGACCTGCAAGAGCCGCTACGGCGTCTGCATTAAGTGCTATGGCAAGAACCTCGCTACCGGCGGCATGGTCGAGATGGGCGAAGCAATCGGAATTATTGCCGCGCAGTCTATCGGTGAACCCGGCACGCAGCTGACGATGCGAACTTTCCACACCGGGGGCGTAGCGGGGGACGACATCACCCAGGGTCTACCGCGCGTAGAAGAGCTGTTTGAAGCAAGGCGGCCTAAAGGGCAGGCTATTATCAGTGAGATTGACGGTACGGCGCGCTTTGTTGACGCCAAGAAGGGCCGCGAGATAGAGATTTCCGGCTTGGATGGCGATGTAAAGAGCTATCCCATCACCTTCGGCGCCCGTCTAAAAGTTGTGGAGGGCGGTGCGGTGCAGGCCGGCGATGAGCTTACCGAGGGGCCTGTTAATCCGGCTGAGCTGTTGGCTGTAAAAGGCATTAGAGCAGTGCAGGCCTATGTGCTGCAGGAGGTGCAAAAGGTCTACCGCACGCAAGGCGTCGAGATTAACGACAAACACGTCGAAGTTATCGTGCGCCAGACGCTGCGCAAAGTCAAGGTGGATGACCCGGGCGGCACGGATCTTCTTCCCGGCGGTCTTATAGACGTCATGGATTTTGAAGAAGCAAATGCGCGCGCCCTAATGGAAGAACGGGAGCCGGCAGTCGCTCGCCCTGTCCTGTTAGGTATCACTAAGGCTTCGCTGGCTACGGACTCGTTCCTGTCTGCCGCTTCGTTCCAAGAGACGACGCGCGTGCTGACGGATGCCGCGATTAAGACAAAGACCGACCCGCTTATCGGCCTTAAGGAGAATGTCATTATCGGCAAACTCATTCCCGCCGGTACAGGCATGGGCAGATACCGCAACATCCGCGTAGTAGTGGCCGGCACAGAAGAAAACGTTGACACCCGTGCCGGACTCCCAGTATAATGTTTAGGTCTGCTATCTAGCGTGACCTTTGTCCATTAAGACACCATCGGCGACGGAAGGAGGTGCATGTATGCCAACGATTAGCCAATTAGTTCGCAACGGCCGGCA
Encoded proteins:
- a CDS encoding DNA-directed RNA polymerase subunit beta', giving the protein PTKDMVLGVYYLTTYNPAARGAGSAFASVHEALMAYQDGAIEINAPIKVRRTAKHADGSTVSRVVEATIGRLIFNEAIPQDLGFVDRTQVENVCNLEINQLVPLKVLRTIVERCYRKYGSAVTTEVLDRIKTLGFEYATKSGISIAIGDVVIPKDKGRIVGEAEKVVANIERAFARGMMNADEKYQNVIDVWSQTSAKVQRALLDSMPAFNPMFMMVDAGARGNISQITQLGGMRGLMSDPMGRIIELPVKANFREGLTVLEYFTSTHGARKGAADTAIRTADSGYLTRRLVDVSQDVIIREEDCGTTEGIVVEAIRDGRQTIVNLSERIAGRVAADDVVALPHRDPLTGQWLDSPPILVQAGQLIDEDAALAVMLYGVVSAPVAGTAQRREDSDDVQITDKHGQMHSLTLPNAGAKWLVQNGDIVKAGQQLTEGLIRAVHIRNVLTCKSRYGVCIKCYGKNLATGGMVEMGEAIGIIAAQSIGEPGTQLTMRTFHTGGVAGDDITQGLPRVEELFEARRPKGQAIISEIDGTARFVDAKKGREIEISGLDGDVKSYPITFGARLKVVEGGAVQAGDELTEGPVNPAELLAVKGIRAVQAYVLQEVQKVYRTQGVEINDKHVEVIVRQTLRKVKVDDPGGTDLLPGGLIDVMDFEEANARALMEEREPAVARPVLLGITKASLATDSFLSAASFQETTRVLTDAAIKTKTDPLIGLKENVIIGKLIPAGTGMGRYRNIRVVVAGTEENVDTRAGLPV